From a single Adhaeribacter swui genomic region:
- a CDS encoding response regulator transcription factor, whose protein sequence is MTKLNLIIADDHPIFLKGLREGLEMEEDFNVVAQATNGWEALVAMQTYRADVVVLDIDMPRMNGLEAAEKMLEINPKLPIILLTMHKEKAPLLKALELGICGYVLKENAVTDIMHAIRIVAEGNPYISPEMSLFLLRRPQNTPKQKTQEILDLLTPAERQIIQLVAQYKTSKEIADELFISEKTVFNHRMNMAKKLNLTGKNSLLRFALEHFA, encoded by the coding sequence ATGACCAAACTAAACCTGATAATTGCCGATGATCATCCGATTTTTTTAAAAGGGCTGCGGGAAGGCTTGGAAATGGAAGAAGATTTTAACGTGGTAGCCCAGGCTACTAACGGCTGGGAAGCTTTGGTGGCCATGCAAACCTATCGCGCCGACGTTGTAGTGCTGGATATTGATATGCCCCGCATGAACGGGTTAGAAGCAGCCGAAAAAATGCTGGAAATAAACCCCAAGCTGCCCATTATTTTGCTTACCATGCACAAAGAAAAAGCGCCCTTACTTAAAGCCCTGGAACTGGGAATTTGCGGTTATGTTTTAAAAGAAAATGCCGTTACCGATATTATGCACGCCATCCGGATAGTAGCCGAGGGTAACCCTTACATTAGCCCGGAAATGTCGTTGTTTTTACTGCGCCGACCCCAAAACACCCCCAAGCAGAAAACGCAGGAAATTTTAGATTTATTAACGCCCGCCGAACGGCAGATTATTCAACTGGTAGCCCAATATAAAACCAGCAAAGAAATTGCCGATGAGTTATTTATCAGTGAGAAAACGGTGTTTAACCATCGCATGAACATGGCGAAAAAGCTAAATTTAACTGGCAAAAACAGCTTGCTCCGCTTTGCATTGGAACACTTTGCCTGA
- a CDS encoding DUF2321 domain-containing protein codes for MRNGCSYHDVMQVCLNGHLITDNYYTSPEFRKAYCAKCGEKTITKCPNCNKEIKGDYHVPGIVVLSSSSTPVPDICEYCGQDFPWRDKRKKLKEVVQEKDLNPVLLIKQICDRFHLVTKQIRQRHSDRNTIDVKDEYDVQDLLHSLLVIFFDDVRAEEWCPCYAGGSKRTDFLLKNEKIVIEVKKTRSNLKAKDLGEQLIIDIANYQKHPDCKILYCFVYDPDGYINNPKGIENDLHKDEKEFKVIVNIIPKGH; via the coding sequence ATGAGAAATGGTTGTTCCTATCATGATGTAATGCAAGTTTGTCTAAATGGACATCTCATTACAGATAATTATTATACAAGCCCAGAGTTTAGAAAAGCTTATTGCGCAAAATGTGGAGAAAAAACAATTACAAAATGTCCAAATTGTAATAAGGAAATAAAAGGAGATTATCATGTACCAGGTATTGTAGTATTAAGTAGTTCTTCAACTCCCGTTCCAGATATATGTGAATACTGTGGACAGGATTTTCCGTGGCGAGATAAAAGGAAAAAACTTAAAGAGGTCGTTCAGGAAAAAGATTTGAATCCTGTTCTACTTATCAAACAAATTTGTGACCGCTTTCATTTAGTGACAAAACAAATAAGGCAAAGGCATAGTGATAGGAATACTATTGATGTAAAGGATGAATATGATGTTCAGGATTTACTTCATTCATTACTTGTAATATTTTTCGATGATGTTAGAGCTGAGGAATGGTGTCCATGTTACGCAGGAGGTAGCAAAAGGACTGATTTCCTACTAAAAAATGAGAAGATAGTTATTGAGGTAAAAAAGACGCGAAGCAACCTTAAAGCAAAGGATTTAGGAGAGCAATTAATAATTGATATAGCTAATTACCAAAAACATCCGGATTGCAAAATTTTATATTGCTTTGTTTATGACCCCGATGGCTATATAAATAATCCAAAAGGCATTGAGAATGACTTACATAAAGATGAAAAAGAATTTAAGGTCATTGTAAACATTATTCCCAAAGGGCATTAA
- a CDS encoding sodium:solute symporter family transporter gives MHLTSLFLQAPAMPAASTLGTANPVSIIMFFLFVAITLYITYWAAKKTKTGSEFYAAGRNISGFQNGLALAGDYMSAASFLGIAGMVATKGYDGLIYSIGFLVGWPLIMFLIAEPLRNLGKYTFADVVAYRLQQRPIRIVSSVGSLLTIAFYLIAQMVGAGGLIKTLFGLQYEIAVVVVGVVMTAYVLFGGMLATTWVQIIKAVLLLSGATVLVILSLSYFNYSPGALFQAVSEKYGDAMLAPGGFITNPFDALSLGLALMLGTAGLPHILMRFYTVPDAKAARKSVFVATGFIGYFYILTFFIGFSAMVLVGKPIIEGIDKGGNMAALLLAEQTGGTAFLGFIAAVAFATILAVVAGLTLSGASSISHDLYVHVFKKGVSNEQGEMKVARRATLALGILSIVLGLVFKGQNVAFMVGLAFSIAASANFPALLMSIIWKKFTTQGAVWSIATGASLSLVLIVLSPTIWVDILHNPEAIFPLKNPALVSMSGAFLVGIVISLLNPETEAAQKFESEKLRTYLGIGAE, from the coding sequence ATGCATCTAACTTCTTTGTTTCTGCAAGCGCCGGCTATGCCCGCCGCTTCTACCCTGGGTACGGCTAACCCGGTGTCCATCATCATGTTTTTTTTATTCGTGGCCATTACCTTGTACATCACCTACTGGGCCGCCAAGAAAACCAAAACCGGCTCCGAATTTTATGCCGCAGGCCGCAATATTTCGGGCTTTCAAAACGGACTGGCTCTGGCCGGCGATTACATGAGTGCGGCTTCTTTTCTGGGGATAGCGGGCATGGTGGCTACCAAAGGCTACGACGGCCTGATTTACTCCATCGGTTTTTTGGTGGGATGGCCTTTAATTATGTTTTTAATTGCCGAACCCCTGCGCAACTTAGGCAAATACACCTTTGCCGACGTAGTGGCCTACCGTTTACAGCAGCGCCCCATCCGGATAGTTTCTTCTGTAGGTTCGTTGCTAACTATTGCTTTTTACCTGATTGCACAAATGGTAGGTGCCGGCGGTTTAATTAAAACTTTATTTGGTTTGCAGTACGAAATAGCCGTAGTAGTGGTGGGTGTGGTAATGACGGCCTACGTGCTTTTTGGCGGCATGCTGGCTACCACTTGGGTGCAAATTATTAAAGCAGTTTTGCTGTTGAGCGGGGCTACCGTATTGGTTATTTTGTCTTTGTCTTACTTTAATTACAGTCCGGGCGCATTGTTTCAAGCGGTTTCGGAGAAATACGGCGATGCCATGCTGGCGCCGGGTGGGTTTATTACCAATCCTTTCGATGCCTTATCGCTGGGTTTGGCTTTAATGTTGGGTACGGCGGGCTTACCGCATATTCTCATGCGTTTTTACACCGTGCCCGATGCCAAAGCTGCGCGTAAATCGGTGTTTGTGGCAACCGGCTTTATCGGTTATTTTTATATTCTTACCTTTTTTATCGGCTTTTCGGCCATGGTGCTGGTGGGCAAACCCATTATCGAGGGCATTGATAAAGGCGGCAACATGGCAGCTTTACTGCTGGCCGAGCAAACCGGCGGTACCGCTTTCCTGGGCTTTATTGCGGCCGTTGCTTTTGCCACCATCCTGGCGGTAGTAGCGGGCTTAACATTGTCGGGCGCCAGTAGCATTTCGCACGATCTGTACGTGCACGTTTTTAAAAAAGGCGTTTCGAACGAGCAAGGCGAAATGAAAGTAGCCCGCCGGGCGACTCTGGCTTTGGGCATTCTTTCTATTGTGCTGGGGCTGGTGTTTAAAGGTCAGAACGTGGCCTTTATGGTGGGGCTGGCTTTTTCCATTGCAGCAAGCGCTAACTTTCCGGCTTTGCTCATGTCTATTATTTGGAAGAAATTCACCACTCAAGGCGCGGTATGGAGCATTGCCACCGGCGCTTCTCTTTCGCTAGTATTGATTGTACTAAGCCCCACCATTTGGGTGGATATCCTGCATAACCCCGAAGCGATTTTCCCGCTCAAAAATCCAGCCTTAGTTTCCATGTCAGGTGCATTTTTGGTAGGCATAGTAATATCCCTGCTCAATCCCGAGACCGAAGCCGCCCAAAAGTTTGAATCCGAAAAACTCCGGACGTATTTAGGTATTGGGGCAGAGTAA
- a CDS encoding sensor histidine kinase, translating to MKLSARIFAGFAIFSLIITAVTIINFQLSEEVLANSQWVTRSQTVVRTSTALQRHIVDMETGMRGFLLTGNEVLLEPYRVAKTQIPGLFTQLETLVKDSPVQKRQLQQIKITHARWVNTFAENLIADKKSQNRTNQELKTSGILNLKNADNAVNSRGEAMMESMRQMFQGINAIENQISESRQMQLRNSINDTRLVSGVITVLTILIGLGWTYYIARLITFRIGSMVDLAEKISSGEYKTQILDTSRDELSKLSASLNVMANKIDQTITELEIKNKELDQFAYVVSHDLKAPLRGIENASRWITEDLGSNLTPHMQEYLNLMRLRVHRMDHLINGILALARIGRQKVIPEKVEVNQLLTEVIQMLEIPTGIKVQVAANMPQFITIRVYLEQVFVNLISNAIKYHHQKTGLIQIKYAELSDAHQFTVTDDGPGIDPAYHDRIFVIFQTLQERDAVESTGVGLAIVKKIIEQQGGRITVKSAPGQGSAFVFTWPKNEKFGSEFEIS from the coding sequence ATGAAATTATCTGCCCGAATTTTTGCCGGCTTTGCTATCTTCTCGCTCATTATTACGGCGGTTACCATTATTAACTTTCAACTTTCGGAAGAAGTGCTGGCCAACAGCCAATGGGTAACCCGCTCGCAAACCGTAGTAAGAACATCCACGGCTTTGCAGCGCCACATCGTAGATATGGAAACCGGCATGCGCGGTTTCCTGCTGACCGGTAACGAAGTTTTGCTGGAACCTTACCGGGTAGCTAAAACGCAAATTCCGGGCTTATTTACCCAATTAGAAACTTTGGTGAAAGACTCGCCGGTGCAAAAAAGGCAATTGCAGCAAATTAAAATCACGCACGCCCGCTGGGTAAACACGTTTGCCGAAAACCTGATTGCGGATAAAAAAAGCCAGAACCGGACCAACCAGGAACTAAAAACTTCGGGTATTTTAAATTTAAAAAATGCCGACAATGCGGTAAACTCCCGCGGCGAAGCCATGATGGAATCCATGCGGCAAATGTTTCAGGGTATCAATGCCATCGAAAACCAGATCAGCGAATCCCGCCAAATGCAACTTCGGAACAGCATTAACGATACCCGCCTGGTTTCCGGGGTAATTACGGTTTTAACTATTTTAATTGGCCTGGGCTGGACTTATTACATTGCCCGGCTAATCACGTTCCGGATTGGTTCGATGGTGGATTTGGCCGAAAAAATATCGTCCGGCGAATACAAAACCCAGATCCTGGATACCTCCCGGGACGAGTTGAGCAAGCTGTCGGCCAGTTTAAATGTGATGGCAAATAAAATTGACCAAACCATTACCGAACTGGAAATTAAAAACAAAGAACTCGACCAGTTTGCTTACGTGGTATCGCATGATTTAAAAGCCCCGCTGCGGGGCATCGAAAATGCCTCGCGTTGGATTACCGAAGATTTAGGCAGCAACCTAACCCCGCACATGCAGGAATATTTAAATTTAATGCGCCTGCGGGTTCACCGCATGGATCATTTAATAAACGGCATTCTGGCCCTGGCCCGCATTGGCCGCCAAAAAGTAATTCCCGAAAAAGTAGAGGTAAATCAATTACTAACTGAGGTAATACAAATGCTGGAAATACCAACCGGAATTAAAGTGCAGGTAGCCGCTAATATGCCGCAATTTATTACTATTCGGGTATATCTGGAGCAGGTATTTGTAAATTTAATCAGCAATGCCATCAAATACCATCATCAAAAAACCGGTTTAATACAAATAAAATACGCGGAATTGTCGGATGCGCATCAGTTTACCGTTACCGACGATGGCCCCGGCATTGACCCGGCTTACCACGACCGGATTTTTGTTATATTTCAGACGTTGCAAGAACGGGATGCGGTGGAAAGTACCGGCGTGGGACTGGCCATCGTTAAAAAAATTATTGAACAGCAGGGCGGCCGCATAACCGTGAAGTCGGCGCCGGGCCAAGGCTCTGCTTTTGTATTTACCTGGCCCAAAAACGAAAAATTTGGCTCGGAATTTGAAATTAGCTAA
- a CDS encoding DUF1003 domain-containing protein, which produces MDKDVNNLLESEKAQIQKLQDIVRKTLEDENLISDNLLHPPKEILTRGQKISDKVARFGGSWLFIISFFIILTFWILFNTLAPHKDEFDPYPFILMNLVLSCIAALQAPIIMMSQNRQEEKDRKRSENDYLINLKAELEIRALHQKIDLLLEEQIKILFESQAKQLEILKRIEGKLK; this is translated from the coding sequence ATGGATAAAGACGTCAATAATTTATTAGAATCGGAAAAAGCTCAAATACAAAAACTACAAGACATTGTAAGAAAAACCCTGGAAGATGAAAACTTAATTAGCGATAATCTTTTACATCCACCAAAAGAAATTCTTACAAGAGGGCAAAAAATTTCAGACAAAGTTGCCAGGTTTGGAGGTAGTTGGTTATTCATTATTTCTTTTTTTATCATTCTTACATTTTGGATTTTATTCAACACACTTGCTCCACATAAAGATGAGTTTGACCCATATCCATTTATTTTAATGAATTTAGTTTTGTCTTGCATAGCAGCATTACAAGCACCTATTATAATGATGAGCCAAAACAGACAAGAAGAAAAAGACAGAAAGCGAAGTGAAAATGATTATTTAATAAACTTAAAAGCAGAATTAGAAATTAGGGCCTTGCACCAAAAAATAGATTTGCTTTTAGAAGAGCAAATAAAAATTCTGTTTGAAAGCCAAGCTAAACAATTAGAAATTTTAAAGCGAATTGAAGGAAAACTAAAATAA
- a CDS encoding sensor histidine kinase, protein MAAPTNIYFSCLPQTNASSVFGKSNYTPTYEPPSVKRLNLVMSEAANTSHTANGHDIVNKTTSANTFTQVLLRDQEQERQQLASELHDNLGQSLILIKNGALKLKNKPGDAADTLAELNSLVEIVTAALQKIRNLTYELHPYELSLLGLTPALQCLAEQTSTKVSWPFVAEIPNLDQLFAKDQEIFIYRILQECLAIIQKQPDVTGVWLGAQQRQTVVLFELQVQGAATFFSYLAANFLKNYDLLRLQELLELVAGTLTFRASGNRHTTFEIKIPLKQIPTSHDQTKPDNCR, encoded by the coding sequence ATGGCGGCCCCAACTAATATTTACTTTTCGTGTTTACCCCAGACCAATGCCAGTAGCGTTTTTGGCAAGAGCAATTATACCCCAACGTACGAGCCGCCATCTGTTAAACGCCTGAATCTGGTTATGTCGGAGGCAGCAAATACCTCCCATACCGCTAATGGCCACGATATTGTAAATAAAACCACCTCTGCCAATACCTTTACGCAGGTATTATTACGCGATCAGGAACAGGAACGCCAGCAACTGGCCAGCGAACTGCACGATAACCTGGGTCAAAGCTTAATATTGATTAAAAACGGTGCTTTAAAATTGAAAAACAAGCCCGGTGATGCGGCCGATACTTTAGCAGAGTTAAATTCATTAGTGGAGATTGTAACAGCAGCTTTGCAAAAAATCCGAAACCTAACCTACGAACTGCACCCCTACGAACTCAGCTTGCTAGGCTTAACCCCAGCCTTGCAATGCTTAGCTGAGCAAACATCAACTAAAGTATCGTGGCCGTTCGTGGCCGAAATACCTAATCTGGATCAGCTTTTTGCCAAAGACCAGGAAATTTTTATTTACCGGATTTTACAGGAATGTTTAGCCATTATTCAAAAGCAACCTGATGTTACCGGTGTTTGGTTAGGAGCCCAGCAACGGCAAACCGTTGTGCTATTTGAGTTACAGGTGCAGGGCGCGGCTACTTTTTTTTCGTATCTGGCAGCAAATTTTTTAAAAAATTACGATCTTTTGCGCTTGCAGGAGTTGCTGGAGTTAGTAGCGGGTACGCTTACCTTCCGGGCTTCGGGTAACCGGCATACCACTTTCGAAATTAAGATTCCACTAAAACAAATACCTACTTCCCATGACCAAACTAAACCTGATAATTGCCGATGA
- the acs gene encoding acetate--CoA ligase has translation MSSRIQTFDEYQAAYQKSVQDPEGFWSEQAETFTWRKPWDKVLEWNFEEPRVKWFVNGKLNITENCLDRHLKTRGNKLALIWEPNDPKERFVRYTYRELHEKVCQIANVLRNNGVKKGDRVCIYMPMIPELAFSVLACARVGAIHSVIFAGFSANSMADRINDAQASVVLTSDGLNRGTKQIPVKRVVDEALEDCPSVKKVIVVDRLGWAVKMVPGRDVYLHDELQKVDKNCEAEEMDAEDTLFILYTSGSTGKPKGVVHTCGGYMVYADYTFRNVFQYEESDVYWCTADVGWITGHTYLLYGPLLSGATTVMFEGVPSYPDAGRFWQVVDKHGVNIFYTAPTAIRSLMAAGLDHVLSYSLDSLKVLGSVGEPINEEAWHWYHIHVGKERCPVVDTWWQTETGGIMLSSMAGVTPMKPSHAGLPLPGVQPILVNSDGEEITENEVEGHLCLKFPWPGIIRTTYGDHERCRLSYFSTYKNLYFTGDGARRDKDGLYRIIGRVDDVINVSGHRFGTAEIENAINQNKHIVESAVVGYPHAIKGQGIYAFVVCGDEAPTNAENLRAEVIETVVEHIGKIAKPDKIQIVSGLPKTRSGKIMRRILRKVAEGETSNLGDTSTLLDPLVVDEIIQGAL, from the coding sequence ATGAGTTCACGCATTCAAACATTCGACGAGTACCAAGCTGCCTACCAAAAAAGCGTTCAGGATCCGGAAGGATTCTGGTCCGAACAAGCCGAAACATTTACCTGGCGAAAACCTTGGGACAAAGTGCTTGAATGGAATTTTGAAGAGCCCCGCGTTAAATGGTTCGTCAACGGCAAACTAAATATCACCGAAAACTGCCTGGACCGGCATTTAAAAACCCGCGGGAACAAGCTGGCTTTAATCTGGGAACCCAACGACCCCAAAGAACGGTTTGTGCGCTATACCTACCGCGAACTGCACGAGAAAGTATGCCAGATTGCCAATGTGTTGCGCAACAACGGCGTTAAAAAAGGCGATCGGGTATGTATTTACATGCCCATGATTCCGGAATTGGCTTTTAGCGTATTGGCCTGTGCCCGGGTAGGCGCCATTCACTCGGTAATTTTTGCTGGCTTTTCGGCCAACTCCATGGCCGACCGCATCAACGATGCCCAAGCCAGCGTAGTTTTAACTTCCGATGGTTTAAACCGGGGCACCAAACAAATTCCGGTGAAACGGGTGGTAGACGAAGCGCTGGAAGATTGCCCCAGCGTGAAAAAAGTAATTGTGGTAGATCGTTTAGGTTGGGCCGTAAAAATGGTGCCGGGCCGCGACGTGTATTTGCACGACGAGCTGCAAAAAGTAGATAAAAACTGCGAAGCCGAAGAAATGGATGCCGAAGACACGCTTTTTATCTTGTATACGTCGGGCTCCACGGGCAAACCCAAAGGCGTGGTGCATACCTGCGGCGGCTACATGGTATACGCCGATTATACCTTCCGCAACGTATTTCAGTACGAAGAAAGCGATGTGTACTGGTGTACCGCCGATGTGGGCTGGATTACCGGACACACGTATTTATTATACGGTCCCTTGTTATCCGGGGCTACTACCGTAATGTTTGAAGGCGTACCCAGCTACCCCGATGCCGGCCGTTTCTGGCAAGTAGTGGATAAGCACGGCGTGAACATTTTCTACACCGCTCCTACCGCTATCCGGTCGTTAATGGCCGCTGGCCTGGATCATGTTTTATCGTATAGCCTGGATTCATTAAAAGTGCTGGGTTCGGTAGGCGAGCCAATTAATGAAGAAGCCTGGCATTGGTACCACATCCACGTGGGAAAAGAACGCTGCCCCGTGGTAGATACCTGGTGGCAAACTGAAACCGGCGGCATTATGCTCTCGTCGATGGCTGGCGTTACCCCCATGAAACCCAGCCACGCGGGCTTGCCATTACCGGGCGTACAACCTATTCTGGTAAATTCGGATGGCGAAGAAATAACCGAAAATGAAGTAGAAGGCCATCTATGCTTGAAGTTTCCGTGGCCCGGCATTATCCGGACTACCTACGGCGACCATGAACGCTGCCGCCTGAGTTATTTTAGCACATACAAAAACCTGTACTTTACCGGCGATGGTGCCCGGCGTGATAAGGATGGTTTGTACCGGATTATTGGCCGCGTAGACGATGTAATTAATGTGTCGGGGCACCGCTTTGGCACCGCCGAAATTGAAAATGCCATTAACCAAAACAAGCACATTGTAGAAAGCGCCGTGGTGGGCTATCCGCACGCCATTAAAGGCCAGGGCATTTACGCGTTTGTCGTATGCGGCGACGAAGCACCAACTAACGCAGAGAATTTACGCGCCGAAGTAATTGAAACCGTAGTGGAACACATTGGCAAAATTGCCAAACCCGACAAGATTCAAATTGTAAGTGGCTTGCCGAAAACCCGATCCGGTAAAATCATGCGCCGGATCTTACGCAAAGTAGCCGAAGGCGAAACCAGCAACCTCGGCGACACCAGCACCTTACTCGACCCCTTGGTAGTAGACGAAATTATCCAGGGAGCATTGTAA
- a CDS encoding SRPBCC family protein, with amino-acid sequence MNPSVPPIQTDREIITRRTIHFPRRLVFQAWSDPQHLKNWWGPQGFTNTFEEFDFRVGGKWKFVMHGPDKGNYPNACEFIAMQEPHFIYWQRISKPLFRVAAIFEGTPDANTLLTFRMIFDSPEECARLQKFVVDKNEENFDRLEQELLIMHSSI; translated from the coding sequence ATGAATCCCTCTGTTCCACCAATCCAAACCGACCGGGAAATAATAACCAGAAGAACAATACACTTTCCGCGCCGCCTGGTTTTTCAGGCCTGGTCTGATCCGCAGCATTTAAAAAACTGGTGGGGCCCGCAGGGTTTTACTAACACTTTTGAAGAGTTTGATTTTAGAGTAGGTGGAAAATGGAAATTCGTGATGCACGGCCCGGACAAAGGCAATTACCCCAATGCGTGTGAGTTTATCGCCATGCAAGAACCACACTTTATTTACTGGCAACGAATTTCGAAGCCGCTTTTCCGGGTAGCCGCTATTTTTGAGGGTACTCCGGATGCCAACACCCTGCTAACTTTCCGGATGATTTTTGACTCTCCGGAAGAATGTGCAAGGCTGCAGAAGTTTGTAGTAGATAAGAACGAGGAAAACTTTGACCGGCTGGAACAGGAGTTACTTATAATGCATAGCTCAATTTAA
- a CDS encoding response regulator — MKETLPSILLVEDDYMDVINVERELRKLNINLPLHVARNGQEALDLLKSEQALPSVVMLDINMPKMNGLELLAKIRNDAELEHLNVFITTTSMEECDRTEAADLSVSGYIEKPLTFDTFGDRSSSRIDSFSLFLELLKLK, encoded by the coding sequence ATGAAAGAAACCCTACCCAGTATTCTGCTCGTGGAAGATGATTACATGGACGTTATTAACGTGGAGCGTGAGTTGCGAAAGCTGAATATTAACTTACCCCTGCATGTAGCCCGTAACGGTCAGGAAGCTTTAGATTTATTAAAAAGCGAGCAAGCTTTACCCAGTGTGGTGATGTTGGATATTAATATGCCCAAAATGAACGGCTTAGAATTGCTTGCGAAAATCCGGAACGATGCGGAGTTGGAACATTTAAATGTATTTATTACCACCACTTCCATGGAAGAATGCGACAGAACCGAAGCTGCCGATTTAAGCGTGAGCGGGTACATCGAAAAACCATTAACTTTTGATACGTTCGGCGACCGGTCCAGCTCCCGGATTGATTCTTTTAGCTTATTTTTAGAATTATTGAAATTGAAATAA
- a CDS encoding ribonuclease HII gives MDLQANYSGNLLEAGLDEVGRGCLAGPVVAAAVILPTDYFHPVLTDSKLLSRKQREKLRDQICQDALAWAIAEVSPEVIDQINISKASFRAMHQAVNELQIAPEFLIVDGNQFMPYPGLEHACVVKGDTKYFSIAAASVLAKTYRDDLMAELSQQFPEYGWEQNVGYPTIRHRQAIKEQGITPHHRLSFKLLPEI, from the coding sequence ATAGATTTACAGGCCAACTACAGCGGCAATTTGCTGGAAGCCGGGCTCGACGAAGTAGGCCGCGGTTGTTTGGCCGGACCGGTGGTAGCCGCCGCCGTTATTTTGCCCACCGATTATTTTCATCCGGTATTAACCGATTCTAAACTGTTGTCCCGGAAACAGCGCGAAAAATTGCGCGACCAGATTTGCCAGGATGCCTTAGCCTGGGCCATTGCGGAAGTTTCGCCGGAAGTAATTGACCAGATTAATATTTCTAAAGCATCTTTCCGGGCCATGCACCAGGCGGTAAACGAGCTACAAATTGCCCCGGAATTTTTAATTGTAGATGGCAACCAGTTTATGCCTTACCCCGGCTTGGAGCACGCCTGCGTAGTAAAAGGCGATACTAAATATTTTTCTATTGCGGCGGCTTCGGTGCTGGCCAAAACGTACCGCGACGATTTAATGGCAGAACTAAGCCAACAATTCCCGGAATATGGCTGGGAGCAAAATGTAGGTTATCCCACCATACGCCACCGGCAAGCCATTAAGGAACAAGGGATTACCCCACACCATCGCCTAAGCTTTAAACTGTTGCCTGAAATTTAG
- a CDS encoding dihydrofolate reductase family protein, whose product MRKIIAFMHISLDGFVAGPNGEMDWITVDEEIFDYVGQRISQGDTALYGRVTYQMMESYWPTAADQPKASKHDREHSEWYKKVHKVVLSRTMPATGLTNTTIIPDNLSASINAIKQQPGADILVFGSPTATHSLIQQNLIDGFWLFVNPIVLGQGIPLFINIKDQIKLKLLNVHPFTSGVTELNYLVNPW is encoded by the coding sequence ATGAGAAAGATTATTGCGTTTATGCACATCTCGCTGGATGGTTTTGTTGCCGGACCGAACGGGGAAATGGACTGGATTACCGTGGATGAGGAAATTTTTGATTATGTTGGTCAGCGAATCAGCCAAGGAGATACCGCCCTGTATGGCCGGGTTACTTACCAGATGATGGAAAGCTACTGGCCCACTGCCGCCGACCAGCCCAAGGCCAGCAAGCACGACCGGGAACATTCTGAGTGGTACAAAAAAGTGCACAAGGTGGTTTTATCCCGAACCATGCCAGCTACAGGATTAACCAACACCACCATTATACCGGATAATCTTTCGGCCAGCATCAATGCGATAAAGCAACAACCCGGGGCCGACATCCTGGTTTTTGGCAGCCCCACCGCTACCCACTCCCTGATACAACAGAACTTAATTGACGGCTTTTGGCTCTTCGTTAATCCCATTGTTCTGGGGCAAGGCATTCCCTTGTTTATCAACATCAAAGACCAGATAAAACTAAAACTTTTAAATGTGCATCCATTTACTTCCGGCGTAACCGAACTGAATTACCTGGTGAATCCATGGTAG
- a CDS encoding DUF485 domain-containing protein has product MHPHNKPHLEVIDSPEFKHLVKKRWSVSLILTLTILVIYIGFLLVVAFDKSLLAQKLGSYVTWALPVGFSIIVAAWLLTGIYVYWANNSYDPEVEALKNKINAN; this is encoded by the coding sequence ATGCACCCCCACAACAAACCGCACCTGGAAGTAATCGATAGTCCGGAGTTTAAACATTTAGTGAAAAAAAGATGGTCCGTTTCTTTAATACTAACGCTTACCATCCTGGTGATTTACATTGGTTTTTTATTGGTGGTGGCTTTCGATAAAAGTTTACTGGCGCAAAAGTTAGGCTCTTATGTAACCTGGGCATTACCCGTTGGCTTCAGCATTATTGTGGCCGCCTGGCTGCTCACCGGCATTTATGTGTACTGGGCCAATAATTCCTACGACCCCGAGGTAGAAGCTTTAAAAAATAAAATCAACGCGAACTAA